The Pelomicrobium methylotrophicum genome includes the window GATCGATGATGTGTTGGAGAAGCTCCGAGGGGTAACGCCAGCCTTTTTTGAGCGCTTGGTGATCCGGCTTCTTGTGAAGATGGGATACGGGGGTGGATTGAAGCAGGCTGCAGAAGTCGTGGGCGGCAGCGGTGACGAAGGAATCGACGGCATCATTAATGAGGACAAGCTCGGCCTCGATGTCATTTATATTCAAGCCAAGCAATGGACCACTCCGGTGGGGCGTCCTGAGATTCAAAAGTTCGTCGGTGCGTTGCACGGGAAACGAGCGAAGAAGGGCATCTTCATTACAAGTTCGGAGTTCACCAGGGAGGCACGGGATTACGTAACCCACTTGGAGCCTCGGGTGGTTTTGATTGATGGCAAAACCATGGCGCGCTTGATGGTTGAACACGACGTGGGTGTGACGAGCAAATCAATCTATGAGCTCAAATCGATAGACCAGGACTTCTTCGACGACGGACTCTGATCACGTGGTCTTAGAGAGGGAAAGGGCGTGTCCATGAAATACGGAGACCTGATCCAATTCGAGCCCATCGAGTCCGTCGTCCAGCTACGGGATGCCGATGAGGCCGCTGCTGCCCGCCAGCTGGTCAGCACCTATGTCATCTCCGACGAGATGGCCGAACGAATGACCCACCTTGTGATCCCCCAGCTTCAGTTCGACCAGCCCTTCGATAACAAGGGGCTGCTTGTCGTGGGCAACTACGGCACCGGCAAGTCACACCTGATGTCGGTGATCTCCGCCATTTGCGAGTACGAGGAGATGCTTTCTGCCCTGGGCAATGCACAGGTCGCACAAGCCGCAGAACGGATTGCCGGCAAGTTCAAGGTGGTCCGTACCGAGATCGGGGCCACCACCATGTCGCTGCGGGACATCCTCACAGGCTCGCTGGAAGAGCACCTGGCCGCCATGGGCGTGACCTATACCTTCCCGGATGCCAGCCAAGTTGTGAGCAACAAGCGGGCCTTCGAGGAGATGATGGCCGCGTTCCACCAAACGTGGCCGGACCATGGCCCGCTCCTGGTCGTGGATGAGCTGCTGGACTGTCTGCGCACCCGCAAGGACCAGGAGCTGATCCTCGACCTCAACTTCCTCCGTGAGGTGGGCGAGGTCTGCCGGAGCCTCCGCTTCCGCTTCATGGTGGGTGTGCAAGAGGCCATATTCCACAGCCCCCGTTGTATCTTCGTGACGGAAAGCCAAATTCAAACGGGGCCATATTATGAGCACTTTTGACAGCACCAAGGCTTCACTGAGTGAACTCCTCCGCGACATCTGTGAGGGCAAGATCCAGCTTCCGGATTTCCAGCGCGGATGGGTCTGGGACGACGACCACATCCGAGATTTGCTCGCAAGCGTCGCGCGCTCGTTTCCAATCGGCGCGGTGATGCTGCTGGAGGCAGGCGGCAATGTGCGCTTCCAAACGCGGCCCGTGGAGGGCTTGGAAGGCAAGATTTCAAAGGACCAGCTGCCGGAGAAGTTGATCCTAGACGGGCAGCAGCGCCTCACGACGCTGACTCAAGCCCTGTCACTGAATGGCCCGGTACGTACGTGTACCGCCAAGGGCAAGA containing:
- a CDS encoding restriction endonuclease yields the protein MLKKNPERIDVEFLMQFEEFVEFRRQSQRKTDEPKASSTDKAQSDPVEQIEQAFSNYQESLIDDVLEKLRGVTPAFFERLVIRLLVKMGYGGGLKQAAEVVGGSGDEGIDGIINEDKLGLDVIYIQAKQWTTPVGRPEIQKFVGALHGKRAKKGIFITSSEFTREARDYVTHLEPRVVLIDGKTMARLMVEHDVGVTSKSIYELKSIDQDFFDDGL